A window from Flavobacterium sp. 83 encodes these proteins:
- the kbl gene encoding glycine C-acetyltransferase, with protein sequence MYGKIKEYLQAELQTIEDNGIFKSERIITSPQGAEIIISTGETVLNFCANNYLGLASHPEVIQAAKDTLDSHGFGMSSVRFICGTQDIHKTLEKKISEFYGTEDTILYAAAFDANGGVFEPLLGENDAIISDSLNHASIIDGVRLCKAARYRYENSNMEDLEQQLIKATEAGTRFKLIVTDGVFSMDGVIAPLDKICDLADKYDAMVMVDECHAAGFIGATGKGTLEVKGVMGRVDIITGTLGKALGGAMGGYTTAKKEVIEILRQRSRPYLFSNSLAPAIVGASIKVFEILERDTVLRDKLEWNTSYFKKGMKKAGFDIIDGDSAIVPVMLYDAKLSQNMANELLKRGIYVIGFFFPVVPKDKARIRVQLSAAHTTAHLDKAISAFVEVGRMLGVV encoded by the coding sequence ATGTACGGAAAAATCAAAGAATACTTACAGGCAGAATTGCAAACTATAGAAGATAATGGAATCTTCAAATCGGAGCGAATAATTACTTCGCCTCAAGGTGCAGAAATCATTATTTCGACAGGAGAAACTGTTCTGAATTTTTGTGCCAATAATTATTTGGGATTAGCATCGCACCCTGAAGTAATACAGGCTGCAAAAGACACATTAGATTCTCATGGTTTTGGAATGTCGTCCGTCCGTTTTATTTGTGGGACCCAAGATATTCACAAAACATTGGAAAAAAAGATTTCTGAATTTTATGGTACAGAAGATACTATTCTTTATGCAGCAGCTTTTGATGCGAATGGAGGAGTTTTCGAACCTTTATTAGGTGAAAACGACGCAATAATCTCAGATAGTTTGAATCACGCTTCTATTATAGATGGTGTTCGTTTATGTAAAGCAGCCCGTTACCGTTATGAAAATAGTAACATGGAAGATTTAGAACAACAGCTGATTAAAGCTACTGAGGCTGGAACTCGTTTTAAATTAATTGTTACGGACGGTGTTTTCTCTATGGACGGAGTAATAGCGCCATTGGATAAAATTTGTGATTTAGCTGATAAATATGATGCAATGGTAATGGTTGATGAGTGTCATGCTGCCGGATTTATTGGTGCAACAGGAAAGGGTACGCTGGAAGTAAAAGGCGTAATGGGAAGAGTAGATATTATAACAGGGACATTAGGGAAAGCGCTTGGTGGAGCAATGGGAGGATATACGACTGCCAAAAAAGAAGTTATAGAAATATTGCGTCAACGTTCAAGACCTTACTTGTTTTCTAATTCTTTGGCACCAGCAATTGTTGGGGCTTCTATAAAGGTTTTTGAAATATTAGAAAGAGATACTGTTTTAAGAGATAAATTGGAATGGAATACCAGCTATTTCAAAAAAGGAATGAAAAAAGCCGGTTTTGATATCATTGATGGTGATTCTGCAATTGTTCCAGTGATGTTATATGATGCTAAATTATCTCAGAATATGGCTAATGAATTGTTGAAAAGAGGAATTTATGTTATAGGTTTCTTTTTTCCGGTGGTTCCTAAGGATAAGGCCAGAATTAGAGTACAACTATCTGCAGCGCACACAACAGCCCACTTGGATAAGGCAATTAGCGCTTTTGTTGAAGTAGGACGTATGTTGGGAGTTGTATAA
- a CDS encoding OmpA family protein yields the protein MKHLNKLLVAVMMVLGLSSHAQDSNNPWAISFGVNAVDTKASAMGGHGWLDRHFSQPFAAKNDWNVLPSVSYLSVSRFIGDNFSFGLSGSVNKITKAVYFRPTAAGHDSRGYIVTNPGDLMYYGIDGTIRYSFMNLIKSKVIDPSLAVGGGYTFLGKDSFGTVNPGAGLNIWFTENIGLSFTTTYKKSFGDREDNNGVIDSPSHWQHTAGLIFKFGGKDTDGDGIYDKDDACPEVAGLKQFNGCPDTDGDGIQDSADACPEVAGLAALNGCPDTDGDGIADKDDACPEVAGLAALKGCPDADGDGVADKDDKCPTVAGPKENAGCPWPDTDGDSVLDKDDACPAVAGPASNKGCPEVTTEALDNLKIQARAVYFNSGKATFKTADVPVRLDAMANILKNYPNAKFRIEGHTDSDGSDEYNQKLSDARASVVKNALIERGINADNLSAVGYGETAPVATNKTAKGKAQNRRTEVLLQK from the coding sequence ATGAAACATCTTAACAAACTTTTAGTTGCTGTAATGATGGTGTTGGGTTTAAGTTCTCACGCACAAGACAGTAACAATCCATGGGCAATCTCTTTTGGAGTTAATGCCGTTGACACTAAAGCTAGCGCCATGGGAGGACATGGATGGTTAGACCGTCACTTTTCTCAGCCATTTGCTGCTAAAAATGACTGGAATGTTCTTCCTTCTGTATCTTATTTAAGTGTATCTAGATTCATAGGAGATAATTTCTCGTTTGGACTTTCTGGATCAGTAAATAAAATTACAAAAGCAGTTTATTTTCGTCCAACTGCTGCAGGTCATGATTCTCGTGGTTATATCGTAACTAATCCTGGGGATTTAATGTATTATGGTATCGATGGTACTATCAGATACAGTTTTATGAACTTGATTAAATCTAAAGTAATTGATCCGTCTCTTGCTGTAGGTGGGGGGTATACTTTCTTAGGAAAAGATAGCTTTGGAACTGTTAATCCAGGAGCTGGATTAAATATCTGGTTTACTGAAAATATCGGACTTTCTTTTACTACAACTTACAAAAAATCTTTTGGAGATAGAGAAGACAACAACGGTGTTATTGATTCTCCTTCTCATTGGCAGCACACTGCAGGTCTTATCTTCAAATTTGGTGGTAAAGATACAGATGGTGATGGAATATATGATAAAGATGATGCTTGTCCAGAAGTTGCTGGTTTGAAACAATTCAACGGATGTCCTGATACTGATGGAGATGGAATTCAAGATAGTGCTGATGCTTGTCCAGAAGTTGCTGGTTTAGCTGCATTAAACGGATGTCCTGATACAGATGGAGATGGAATTGCTGATAAAGATGATGCTTGTCCAGAAGTTGCTGGTTTAGCTGCTTTAAAAGGTTGTCCAGATGCTGACGGAGATGGAGTTGCTGATAAAGATGACAAATGTCCAACTGTTGCTGGTCCTAAAGAAAATGCAGGTTGCCCTTGGCCAGATACTGATGGTGATTCAGTTTTAGATAAAGATGATGCTTGTCCTGCTGTTGCTGGTCCAGCTAGTAACAAAGGATGTCCTGAAGTAACTACTGAAGCTTTAGATAATCTTAAAATTCAAGCTAGAGCAGTTTACTTTAATTCAGGTAAAGCTACTTTTAAAACGGCTGACGTTCCTGTAAGATTAGATGCTATGGCAAATATTCTTAAAAATTATCCTAATGCTAAATTCCGTATCGAAGGACATACAGATAGCGATGGTTCAGATGAATACAACCAAAAACTTTCTGATGCTAGAGCAAGTGTTGTTAAAAATGCTTTAATCGAAAGAGGTATTAATGCTGATAATTTAAGTGCTGTAGGTTATGGTGAAACTGCACCAGTTGCAACAAACAAAACAGCTAAAGGTAAAGCTCAAAATAGAAGAACTGAAGTGTTGTTACAAAAATAA